One Odocoileus virginianus isolate 20LAN1187 ecotype Illinois chromosome 4, Ovbor_1.2, whole genome shotgun sequence DNA segment encodes these proteins:
- the SLC2A2 gene encoding solute carrier family 2, facilitated glucose transporter member 2 isoform X1, whose amino-acid sequence MTEDKVTGTLVLAVFTAVLSSFQFGYDIGVINAPQQVIITHYRHVLGVSLDDRKAIHNYALNSTEELPISPGDPTPVSWTEEETMTSASLITMFWSLSVSSFAVGGMIASFFGGLLGDKLGRIKALLVANILSLVGALLMGFSKLGPSHILIISGRGISGLYCGLISGLVPMYIGEIAPTTLRGAIGALHQLAVVTGILISQIVGLDFILGNHELWHILLGLSAVPAILQCLLLFFCPESPRYLYIKLDEEAKAKKSLKRLRGSDDVTKDISEMRKEREEGSNEKKVSIIQLFTSSSYRQPILVALMLHLAQQFSGINAIFYYSTSIFQTAGISQPVYATIGVGAVNTVFTAVSVFLVEKAGRRSLFLTGMSGMFVCAVFMSVGLLLLNKLPWMSYVSMTAIFLFVSFFEIGPGPIPWFMVAEFFSQGPRPAALAIAAFSNWTGNFIIALCFQYIVDFCGPYVFFLFAGVVLAFTLFTYFKVPETKGKSFEEIAAKFRKKRGSAATPKPAVEMEFLGPTETI is encoded by the exons ATGACAGAAGATAAG GTCACCGGGACCTTGGTTTTGgctgtcttcactgctgtgctaAGTTCCTTCCAGTTTGGATATGACATTGGAGTGATCAATGCACCTCAACAG GTAATTATAACCCACTATAGACATGTTCTGGGTGTTTCACTGGATGACCGAAAAGCTATCCACAACTATGCTCTCAACAGTACAGAGGAATTGCCCATAAGCCCAGGAGATCCAACACCAGTCTCTTGGACTGAGGAAGAGACTATGACATCAGCTAGCCTCATCACCATGTTCTGGTCCCTGTCTGTGTCCAGCTTTGCAGTTGGTGGAATGATTGCATCATTCTTTGGAGGGCTTCTTGGGGACAAGCTTGGAAG AATCAAAGCCCTGTTGGTAGCAAACATTCTTTCGTTAGTTGGAGCTCTCTTGATGGGGTTTTCGAAACTGGGACCATCTCACATTCTTATAATTTCAGGAAGAGGCATATCAGGACTCTACTGCG GGCTAATTTCAGGCTTGGTTCCAATGTACATTGGTGAAATTGCTCCAACCACACTCAGGGGTGCTATTGGTGCTCTTCATCAGCTGGCTGTTGTCACGGGCATCCTTATTAGTCAG ATCGTTGGCCTTGACTTTATCCTGGGCAATCACGAGCTATGGCACATCCTGCTTGGTTTGTCTGCTGTGCCAGCCATTCTCCAATGTCTGCTGCTCTTCTTCTGTCCAGAAAGCCCCAGATACCTTTACATCAAGCTGGATGAGGAAGCCAAAGCAAAGAAAA GCTTGAAAAGACTCAGAGGAAGTGATGATGTCACCAAAGACATCTCTGAGAtgagaaaagagagggaagaaggatcAAATGAAAAGAAGGTCTCCATAATTCAGCTCTTCACCAGTTCCAGCTACCGACAGCCTATTCTAGTGGCACTGATGCTGCATTTGGCTCAGCAATTCTCTGGAATCAATGCG ATATTTTACTACTCAACCAGCATTTTCCAGACAGCTGGAATCAGCCAACCTGTTTATGCAACCATTGGAGTTGGTGCTGTCAACACAGTTTTCACTGCTGTCTCT GTGTTCCTGGTGGAGAAGGCAGGGCGACGCTCCCTGTTCCTAACTGGAATGAGTGGAATGTTTGTTTGCGCCGTCTTCATGTCGGTGGGACTGCTGCTCTTG aatAAATTGCCTTGGATGAGTTACGTGAGCATGACAGCCATCTTCCTCTTCGTCTCCTTTTTTGAAATTGGGCCAGGCCCCATCCCCTGGTTCATGGTGGCGGAGTTTTTCAGTCAAGGACCACGCCCTGCTGCTTTAGCAATAGCTGCGTTCAGCAATTGGACAGGCAATTTCATTATAGCCCTGTGTTTCCAGTACATTGTG GACTTCTGTGGACCttatgtgtttttcctttttgctggTGTGGTCTTGGCCTTTACtctgtttacatattttaaagttccagaaaccaaaggaaaatcCTTTGAGGAAATTGCGGCAAAGTTCCGAAAGAAGAGGGGTTCAGCTGCAACGCCGAAACCTGCTGTAGAAATGGAATTCCTCGGACCTACAGAAACCATTTAA
- the SLC2A2 gene encoding solute carrier family 2, facilitated glucose transporter member 2 isoform X2, translating into MTEDKVTGTLVLAVFTAVLSSFQFGYDIGVINAPQQVIITHYRHVLGVSLDDRKAIHNYALNSTEELPISPGDPTPVSWTEEETMTSASLITMFWSLSVSSFAVGGMIASFFGGLLGDKLGRIKALLVANILSLVGALLMGFSKLGPSHILIISGRGISGLYCGLISGLVPMYIGEIAPTTLRGAIGALHQLAVVTGILISQIVGLDFILGNHELWHILLGLSAVPAILQCLLLFFCPESPRYLYIKLDEEAKAKKSLKRLRGSDDVTKDISEMRKEREEGSNEKKVSIIQLFTSSSYRQPILVALMLHLAQQFSGINAIFYYSTSIFQTAGISQPVYATIGVGAVNTVFTAVSNKLPWMSYVSMTAIFLFVSFFEIGPGPIPWFMVAEFFSQGPRPAALAIAAFSNWTGNFIIALCFQYIVDFCGPYVFFLFAGVVLAFTLFTYFKVPETKGKSFEEIAAKFRKKRGSAATPKPAVEMEFLGPTETI; encoded by the exons ATGACAGAAGATAAG GTCACCGGGACCTTGGTTTTGgctgtcttcactgctgtgctaAGTTCCTTCCAGTTTGGATATGACATTGGAGTGATCAATGCACCTCAACAG GTAATTATAACCCACTATAGACATGTTCTGGGTGTTTCACTGGATGACCGAAAAGCTATCCACAACTATGCTCTCAACAGTACAGAGGAATTGCCCATAAGCCCAGGAGATCCAACACCAGTCTCTTGGACTGAGGAAGAGACTATGACATCAGCTAGCCTCATCACCATGTTCTGGTCCCTGTCTGTGTCCAGCTTTGCAGTTGGTGGAATGATTGCATCATTCTTTGGAGGGCTTCTTGGGGACAAGCTTGGAAG AATCAAAGCCCTGTTGGTAGCAAACATTCTTTCGTTAGTTGGAGCTCTCTTGATGGGGTTTTCGAAACTGGGACCATCTCACATTCTTATAATTTCAGGAAGAGGCATATCAGGACTCTACTGCG GGCTAATTTCAGGCTTGGTTCCAATGTACATTGGTGAAATTGCTCCAACCACACTCAGGGGTGCTATTGGTGCTCTTCATCAGCTGGCTGTTGTCACGGGCATCCTTATTAGTCAG ATCGTTGGCCTTGACTTTATCCTGGGCAATCACGAGCTATGGCACATCCTGCTTGGTTTGTCTGCTGTGCCAGCCATTCTCCAATGTCTGCTGCTCTTCTTCTGTCCAGAAAGCCCCAGATACCTTTACATCAAGCTGGATGAGGAAGCCAAAGCAAAGAAAA GCTTGAAAAGACTCAGAGGAAGTGATGATGTCACCAAAGACATCTCTGAGAtgagaaaagagagggaagaaggatcAAATGAAAAGAAGGTCTCCATAATTCAGCTCTTCACCAGTTCCAGCTACCGACAGCCTATTCTAGTGGCACTGATGCTGCATTTGGCTCAGCAATTCTCTGGAATCAATGCG ATATTTTACTACTCAACCAGCATTTTCCAGACAGCTGGAATCAGCCAACCTGTTTATGCAACCATTGGAGTTGGTGCTGTCAACACAGTTTTCACTGCTGTCTCT aatAAATTGCCTTGGATGAGTTACGTGAGCATGACAGCCATCTTCCTCTTCGTCTCCTTTTTTGAAATTGGGCCAGGCCCCATCCCCTGGTTCATGGTGGCGGAGTTTTTCAGTCAAGGACCACGCCCTGCTGCTTTAGCAATAGCTGCGTTCAGCAATTGGACAGGCAATTTCATTATAGCCCTGTGTTTCCAGTACATTGTG GACTTCTGTGGACCttatgtgtttttcctttttgctggTGTGGTCTTGGCCTTTACtctgtttacatattttaaagttccagaaaccaaaggaaaatcCTTTGAGGAAATTGCGGCAAAGTTCCGAAAGAAGAGGGGTTCAGCTGCAACGCCGAAACCTGCTGTAGAAATGGAATTCCTCGGACCTACAGAAACCATTTAA